One part of the Rutidosis leptorrhynchoides isolate AG116_Rl617_1_P2 chromosome 1, CSIRO_AGI_Rlap_v1, whole genome shotgun sequence genome encodes these proteins:
- the LOC139885704 gene encoding exonuclease DPD1, chloroplastic/mitochondrial, whose amino-acid sequence MRAAMCLSNFHLARCQVHIASASLLKKFNNLSTKGENNRRFQLLRPNIYGLQGGNNRRWTQKSLSTNTEGKNITRRKTNIGQRIADVTSLTNSSSLNITRVENSECKTVPVDQTISENDDNISKLTTIICFDIETTGYLRDVERIIEIAFQVLSGGVNSTFQTLVNPNKIVTNSHVHGISTYMVRSPGVPRMEELIPIILQYVKSHQKPGGRTIFVAHNAKSFDVPFLIKEFKRCGYEIPPEWNFLDTMPFAWKLMKVEGSTLPKRSLQALREYYNIPLNGTAHRAMSDVNVLAMVLQKLTHDLKLTIPDLIKDHTFTASEVISNSKKKKDSK is encoded by the exons ATGAGAGCAGCAATGTGTTTGTCAAATTTTCATCTTGCTAGATGCCAAGTTCATATCGCTTCGGCTTCTTTGTTgaaaaaatttaataatttaagcACAAAAGGCGAAAATAATCGTAGGTTTCAGTTACTTCGCCCCAATATTTATGGCCTACAAGGCGGAAATAATAGAAGATGGACACAAAAATCCTTATCTACAAACACGGAAGGAAAGAACATTACAAGGAGAAAAACAAACATTGGCCAACGAATAGCCGATGTAACTAGTTTAACAAATAGTAGCAGTTTAAATATAACTAGAGTAGAGAACAGTGAATGTAAAACTGTTCCTGTTGACCAAACGATCTCTGAAAACGATGATAATATATCGAAGCTCACAACCATAATTTGTTTTGATATCGAGACAACGGGGTATCTTAGAGATGTTGAGCGAATAATTGAGATTGCGTTCCAGGTTCTTAGTGGGGGAGTAAATAGTACTTTTCAAACTCTTGTGAACCCAAATAAGATTGTGACAAATTCACATGTTCATGGAATTTCGACGTATATGGTCAGATCACCAGGCGTACCAAG GATGGAAGAGTTGATACCGATTATACTACAATACGTTAAAAGCCACCAAAAACCTGGTGGACGAACAATATTCGTTGCACACAATGCCAAGTCGTTTGACGTCCCTTTTTTAATCAAAGAATTCAAACGTTGTGGTTACGAAATCCCACCAGAATGGAATTTCTTGGACACAATGCCTTTTGCCTGGAAACTAATGAAAGTCGAAG GATCAACGCTTCCTAAAAGATCGCTCCAGGCTCTTAGGGAGTACTATAATATACCACTTAATGGTACAGCGCACAGAGCCATGTCGGATGTAAATGTTCTTGCAATGGTTTTACAGAAATTGACTCACGACTTGAAACTCACGATTCCTGATCTTATTAAAGATCATACTTTCACAGCGTCAGAAGTAATTAGTAATTCAAAGAAGAAGAAAGATTCAAAATAA